A DNA window from Helianthus annuus cultivar XRQ/B chromosome 15, HanXRQr2.0-SUNRISE, whole genome shotgun sequence contains the following coding sequences:
- the LOC110898123 gene encoding cytochrome P450 Tp4149, whose product MEIFPSSQSLLLSFSIIISVIFIYVKWIPLGSKNRKNIPPSPRKLPIIGNFHQLGSIPSRNLQILSQKYGPIMLLHFGSIPTVIASSAEAAEEIMKIHDLSLCSRPTLTMPNILFYGSKSISFSPYGEYWRRMKSIIVLKLLSNTRVKSYKKVREDEIVHMIRVLGESCGTTVDMGSMFVSLTNDIICRVALGRKFDGLKYTDLLKRFMDMFTVFSIGAYIPWLSWVDRINGSIGRAEKIAKEFDEFLEGIIEEHLSKKNKEGAKSNEGEDFVDILLEIQKDKTSNGFTLHRDSLKVVLLEAFLGGTETTYASLEWALSELIRNPRVMKKLQQEVTEIAQGRSMIYDEDLEKMPYLKAVLKESLRLHTPAPLLVPRKSMQDIKLMGYDIAEGTQVIINAWAIGRDPALWEEPYEFKPERFLNNTISYQGFHSEWLPFGGGRRVCPGINFSVPVIELAIANIVYKFDMVLPNGVKNEDLDMSEEISITIRKKSSLRVLVTHRF is encoded by the exons ATGGAAATCTTTCCATCTTCACAAAGTCTTCTCCTCTCGTTTTCAATAATCATTTCAGTGATTTTTATTTATGTCAAATGGATTCCATTAGGATCCAAGAATAGGAAAAACATACCACCATCTCCAAGAAAACTTCCGATTATTGGTAACTTCCACCAACTAGGCTCAATCCCTAGTCGCAACCTCCAAATATTGTCCCAAAAATATGGTCCCATAATGCTCCTTCATTTTGGAAGTATCCCCACAGTTATAGCATCCTCTGCTGAAGCAGCCGAAGAGATCATGAAAATCCATGATCTCTCGCTTTGTAGTCGACCTACCTTAACTATGCCCAACATATTATTCTATGGCTCTAAGAGCATCTCATTTTCTCCTTATGGGGAATACTGGAGGCGCATGAAGAGCATTATTGTACTCAAGCTTCTTAGCAATACACGAGTCAAGTCATACAAAAAAGTGAGAGAGGACGAGATAGTTCATATGATTCGTGTTCTTGGAGAAAGTTGCGGGACTACGGTTGATATGGGGTCGATGTTTGTTTCACTAACAAATGACATAATATGTAGGGTTGCCCTCGGAAGGAAATTTGATGGATTAAAGTACACAGATTTATTGAAAAGGTTCATGGATATGTTTACAGTGTTTAGTATTGGTGCTTATATTCCATGGTTATCATGGGTAGATCGTATTAATGGTTCTATAGGCAGAGCCGAAAAAATAGCTAAAGAATTTGATGAGTTTCTTGAAGGAATTATTGAAGAACATTTAAGCAAGAAAAATAAGGAGGGTGCTAAGAGTAATGAAGGGGAAGACTTCGTTGACATTTTACTAGAAATCCAAAAAGATAAAACAAGTAACGGATTCACACTACACAGAGATTCCCTTAAAGTTGTCCTCTTG GAAGCCTTTCTTGGTGGAACTGAAACAACATATGCAAGTCTAGAGTGGGCACTCAGTGAGCTAATAAGAAACCCAAGAGTAATGAAAAAGCTACAACAAGAAGTCACAGAAATAGCACAAGGAAGATCCATGATTTACGATGAGGATTTAGAGAAAATGCCTTATCTTAAGGCGGTCCTAAAAGAGTCCCTTCGATTGCATACTCCAGCCCCTCTTCTTGTTCCTAGAAAATCAATGCAAGATATAAAACTAATGGGGTATGATATTGCAGAAGGCACGCAAGTGATAATCAATGCTTGGGCAATTGGAAGAGATCCTGCCTTGTGGGAAGAACCATATGAGTTTAAGCCTGAGAGGTTCCTGAACAATACCATTAGCTATCAAGGGTTTCACTCTGAGTGGCTTCCATTCGGGGGTGGCCGAAGAGTGTGCCCAGGTATTAATTTTAGTGTGCCTGTTATAGAGCTTGCAATAGCAAATATCGTTTACAAGTTTGATATGGTGTTGCCAAACGGAGTAAAGAATGAGGATTTGGACATGAGTGAAGAAATTTCTATTACAATCCGTAAGAAGTCCTCTCTACGGGTTTTGGTGACTCATCGGTTCTAG